In the genome of Flavobacteriaceae bacterium YJPT1-3, the window AAAGGAGACCAGAAACCAGATGCTGAGGAGGATGGCCAGGTACTTGAGGTTTTGACGCCAGTAGGCTTGGTGATGGGATTTAGCCATACGCATGGATTTGATGGAGAACTAAGATACATCATTTCGGGCGGGAAGGTAATTTTAACCGGCTATTCGCGTTCGAAGTACAGTAGCAACCGCCTAAAACGAAAATAGATTAACTTGCAGTAATGATCGACCTGCCGTGTAGCGGCCGATCACAACCCTCTTAATAGCGATAATTATGAAAAAAATAGCTTCCCTTTCTGTACTCTTCTGTCTTATTCTGGCTTTTACCTCCTGTTCCAGCGATGATGAGGGGACCACACCCCCACCGCAAGAACCCGGACTGACCGCAGCGGCCATTGAAGGCGTAGCGACTACGGGCACCTGGAGCGTGAGCAGTTTTATGAACAGCGGGGAAGATCGCACCGGCGATTTCACCGGATTCTCATTTGAGTTTCAAGAGAGCGGGGTGTTGCGTGCGGTGAATGGCGATGTGGTGATTTTGGGCAGCTGGTCGGTCGAAGCCGATGATTCCACCACCCTGGGTTTTAAAGTCAACATTGAATTCTCCATTCCTGATGAATTCAGAGAGCTTACGGAGGACTGGAATCTGGCCGAGATCACCAACACCCGCATGGACCTTACCGATGGGATGGATAGTCTAACGTTTACAAGGAATTAGTATTTAGTTTCCCTAAAAAAAGAAAAAAAGAAACAAAAAAAGCCGTTTCTACTAGAAACGGCTTTTCTTCCCAAAAAAGATCAATCAACTTTTATTCAATAAAAGCAATTCATTACACACCACCTCGGTAACATACCGTTTCTCCCCGCTTTGGGTTTCCCAGGAGCGGGTGGTGAGTTTACCTTCGATGGCGATGTGCTGGCCTTTGGAGGTGTATTTCTCAAAGAGCTCTGCGGTTTTACCGTAGGCGACCACCCGGTGCCACTCCGTGTTTTCCACCTTTTCGCCTTCGGCGTTTTTAAAGTTAGTGTTGGTCGCCAGCGAGAACTTGGCCACTTTGGTGCCTGAGTCCAGGGTAAGGAGTTCCGGGTCTGCCCCCAGGTGGCCGATAAGCTGTACTTTGTTTCTAAGTGCGTTCATAAGGATACGTTTTTAGTGTTCTGTCAGCAAAACCCTTTTGCCGACAAGACAAACCTAAAAACCGTCCAACCCGCTACTCGTTTGATGCCCAGTTACTTTCGTTTATAATTGTTTACAAACGCTTGTGCACTTTATCGAAAGGGGGTGTTTACCCCGGGTGAAAAAGGGGGGAATGGGGTATATTGGGGGAGAAAATTTAGATAACCGCCACAAAGGAATAGATATAGCACGTTCAACGCAATAATTTGAACTTGCGGTTCTTCATTCCTTTTTTTGGGTAACGACGTTATAAGCTCCGGACAATTTAACGGAGTTCATTATAGCTTGCTTTAGCAAGTCAGCTCTTGATCAAGCTTTTCGATTAAAATCGTTGAGAGTTTCACTATCAAAACGATTAACATCGTTAGAAAACTTGATTAAGTTAGAAGATTGATTTTTTAAAATCAAGCTTTATAATAAACGCTTCGAATATGCTTGTCCGTATTTATTTATTGTTCGTCACCCCTTGTCCTGGACGAGCGTTATACCACCGATGCATAAAACTCATCCATTACAAAACAAAAAAGGATTTCAGATACTGCTGTGTTGCGTTCGAATGACTACGTAATTTCTTAAATTACTGCGCAGAACAGTGTATATAGATCATTGCCGTTGGCAACGTTCCATATACTAAACCGTTAGGCAACATTTGAAAAAACAATGTCCGTAAAAATAAAAATCAAAGGAAATACAGAAACCAATGAATACAAAGATGCTCTTGCACTCAAAGAGATTTTTGAAAATGAGTTTCGCAACGGACAAGTAAACGGAGAAATTCTAATCATTTCTAATGCAACTTTATTTGGTCAAGAAACAAAAGACATTGATCTAATCGCAATTGGAAAATTTGAAAAATTCCGCCAAAGGGTAAAAACCCACCATAAAACATATGCGGACAGCGGAAAGGGAACTGTCACGCTTGACCAAGAAATGCGAACTGTGTTTGTTAATGATTTTTGTTTCGTCTTTGAAACAAAAAGGCATCGAGCAACTGACATACAATTAGACGGAATTACCTTAACTGTTAAATATAACAACAAACGTTCAGACGTAACAACGCAAAGCGAAAAGCAAAAATATTCTCTTGCCAGCTTTTTTAAAGATAGAGTGAATTTTTCACCTTATGTCTGCAATTTCATTTGGTTGAGAAATGTGAGTTGGAACTCAATTAAAAATCTTCTTGGAGATAATACCAATGCACAAGAAAAACACAATTATCTGCCAGACACATTTAGTACTCGATTTTTAATACAATTGGCTTGTGTGCAATTAATGCCTTGGACTTCAAAAGATAGAAATACCAAACAGTTAAAAGGTTACTCTGCATTTAATTCCTTAAGAAAAAACCAAGAATATAATATTGAAGAGGTTGATAGAATTTTCGACTTGTTTAAAAAAGTAAAGGAAGGCGCTGGAGAATTAACAAGAAAGAAGATCGAGAAAATCACAAGCCAAATTCTAAATGAACAAAAATATGCTAAAGC includes:
- the ssb gene encoding single-stranded DNA-binding protein; its protein translation is MNALRNKVQLIGHLGADPELLTLDSGTKVAKFSLATNTNFKNAEGEKVENTEWHRVVAYGKTAELFEKYTSKGQHIAIEGKLTTRSWETQSGEKRYVTEVVCNELLLLNKS